A portion of the Halorussus salilacus genome contains these proteins:
- a CDS encoding heavy metal translocating P-type ATPase: MSQRRSQINIQGMSCANCSQTIADAVRSLDGVSDANINFATDEGSVEYDPDEISLGRIFDAIEDAGYSPVTDSVSIGITDMTCANCSETVQDALKRTPGVVSADVNFATDEAQVTYNPAEAGLTDFYDAIEDASYSPVREDAEPGDGSGGDVREAARQEEVRRQLRLTLFGAVLSLPLLVFMVDHLLALGLVGDELLGLPSGWIMFALATPIQLVLGWPFYKNSYKALVTNGRANMDVLIALGSTTAYVYSVAVLLAVVAGGLYFDTAAFILVFITLGNYLEARSKGQAGEALRKLLEMEAETATVVDEEGNEEEIPLEDVDVGDRMKVRPGEQIPTDGVVVDGQSAVDESMVTGESVPVEKSEGDEVVGSTINENGVLVVEATKVGKDTALQQIVQTVKEAQSRQPDIQNLADRISAYFVPAVIANAVLWGLVWYLFPEVLAGVVEWLPLWGLVAGGPVAAGGVSVFEFAVIVFASAVLIACPCALGLATPAATMVGTTIGAQNGVLFKGGDILERAKDVDTVVFDKTGTLTKGEMELTDVVVFDSDGQPVTDGGDPATDGGQLTAQERLSEDDVLRLAATAESGSEHPLARAIVDGAKDRGIDVTDPDSFENVPGHGIKATVGDSEVLVGNRKLLRDNGIDPSPAQETMERLENEGKTAMLVAYEDELVGVVADADTIKESAKNAVSQLQERGVDVMMITGDNERTARAVAEQVGIAPENVRAEVLPEDKSDAVEAIQDEGRKAMMVGDGVNDAPALAVAYVGTAIGSGTDVAIEAADVTLMRDDPLDVVKAIRISDATLAKIKQNLVWALGYNTAMIPLASLGLLQPVLAAGAMAFSSVSVLSNSLLFRRYTPDHDYELLGRLR, translated from the coding sequence ATGAGTCAGCGCCGAAGCCAAATCAACATCCAAGGGATGAGTTGCGCGAACTGTTCGCAGACCATCGCCGACGCCGTCAGGTCCCTCGATGGCGTCTCGGACGCGAACATCAATTTCGCGACCGACGAGGGAAGCGTCGAATACGATCCGGACGAAATCTCACTCGGCCGAATCTTCGATGCCATCGAGGACGCTGGCTACTCGCCGGTCACAGATTCGGTGAGCATCGGCATCACGGACATGACGTGTGCGAACTGCTCGGAGACAGTGCAGGACGCACTCAAGCGGACGCCGGGCGTCGTCAGCGCCGACGTGAACTTCGCGACCGACGAGGCACAGGTCACGTACAACCCAGCTGAAGCGGGTCTCACGGACTTCTACGACGCCATCGAGGACGCCAGCTACTCGCCCGTCCGCGAGGACGCTGAACCGGGAGACGGGTCAGGAGGTGACGTGCGAGAGGCCGCCCGACAGGAGGAGGTCCGTCGGCAACTCCGTCTGACGCTGTTCGGCGCCGTATTGTCCCTGCCACTGCTGGTGTTCATGGTCGACCACCTGCTGGCGCTCGGACTCGTCGGGGACGAACTCCTCGGCCTTCCGTCCGGATGGATCATGTTCGCGCTGGCGACGCCCATCCAACTGGTGCTGGGCTGGCCGTTTTACAAGAACTCCTACAAGGCGCTCGTTACGAACGGCCGCGCCAACATGGACGTCCTGATCGCGTTGGGCTCGACCACCGCGTACGTCTACTCCGTGGCGGTTCTGCTCGCGGTAGTCGCCGGCGGGCTGTACTTCGACACGGCCGCGTTCATCCTCGTGTTCATCACGCTCGGGAACTACCTCGAAGCCCGCTCGAAGGGGCAGGCTGGTGAGGCGCTCCGGAAGCTCTTGGAGATGGAGGCCGAGACGGCCACCGTGGTTGACGAGGAGGGGAACGAGGAAGAAATCCCCCTCGAAGACGTCGACGTCGGCGACCGGATGAAGGTTCGTCCCGGCGAGCAGATTCCGACCGACGGCGTCGTCGTCGACGGCCAGTCGGCGGTCGACGAGTCGATGGTCACCGGCGAGTCGGTCCCCGTCGAGAAGAGCGAGGGCGATGAAGTGGTCGGGTCGACCATCAACGAGAACGGTGTCCTCGTCGTGGAAGCGACGAAGGTCGGAAAGGACACCGCCCTCCAGCAGATCGTTCAGACGGTCAAGGAAGCGCAGTCGCGCCAGCCCGACATTCAGAACCTCGCCGACCGCATCTCGGCCTACTTCGTGCCCGCAGTCATCGCGAACGCCGTCCTCTGGGGCCTCGTCTGGTATCTGTTCCCCGAAGTCCTCGCCGGGGTCGTCGAGTGGCTCCCACTGTGGGGGCTCGTTGCAGGCGGCCCCGTCGCGGCCGGCGGCGTGTCGGTCTTCGAATTCGCTGTCATCGTATTCGCGTCGGCCGTGTTGATCGCCTGTCCCTGCGCACTGGGATTGGCGACCCCAGCCGCAACGATGGTTGGGACGACCATCGGCGCACAGAACGGGGTCCTGTTCAAGGGCGGTGACATCCTTGAGCGAGCGAAGGACGTCGACACGGTCGTCTTCGACAAGACCGGGACTCTCACGAAAGGCGAGATGGAGCTGACCGACGTCGTCGTCTTCGACAGCGATGGACAGCCCGTCACAGACGGCGGGGATCCCGCTACCGATGGGGGCCAGCTAACCGCACAGGAGCGCCTCAGCGAGGACGACGTGCTGCGGCTCGCGGCCACCGCCGAAAGCGGAAGCGAACACCCGCTCGCCCGTGCCATCGTCGACGGTGCCAAAGATCGCGGTATCGACGTGACCGACCCCGATAGCTTCGAGAACGTCCCCGGTCACGGCATCAAAGCGACCGTCGGTGACAGCGAGGTGCTGGTCGGCAATCGGAAACTCCTCCGTGACAATGGAATCGACCCCTCGCCCGCGCAGGAAACGATGGAGCGCCTCGAGAACGAGGGGAAAACAGCCATGCTCGTCGCCTACGAGGACGAACTGGTTGGAGTGGTCGCTGATGCCGACACGATCAAAGAGAGCGCGAAGAACGCCGTGAGCCAACTACAGGAGCGCGGTGTCGACGTGATGATGATCACGGGCGACAACGAGCGCACCGCCCGCGCCGTCGCAGAGCAGGTCGGCATCGCTCCCGAGAACGTCCGTGCGGAGGTCCTCCCGGAGGACAAATCCGACGCCGTCGAGGCCATTCAGGACGAGGGGCGCAAAGCGATGATGGTAGGCGACGGCGTCAACGACGCCCCCGCACTGGCTGTCGCCTACGTCGGGACCGCCATCGGGAGCGGGACGGATGTCGCCATCGAGGCGGCGGACGTGACGCTGATGCGTGACGACCCGCTCGACGTGGTGAAAGCCATCCGTATCTCGGACGCGACGCTCGCGAAGATCAAGCAGAACCTCGTCTGGGCGCTCGGCTACAACACCGCGATGATACCGCTCGCGTCGCTCGGGCTGCTCCAGCCCGTGCTCGCGGCGGGCGCGATGGCGTTCTCGTCGGTGTCGGTGCTGTCGAACAGCCTGCTATTCCGGCGGTACACGCCGGATCACGATTACGAGCTGCTCGGCCGACTCCGCTAA